CGGGCAtctgatcgaacgacctacaggcAGCTCCATGGCTAGGTGGAGTAGGGGAGGGCGGCCGCCACCGGAGTGAGCTGAAGAGTTGTCGGGCCGGGGAAAGGCGGAGGTGGAGCGGGCATCATGCAGTGAAGAGCAGCGAAGGTGATCTATATAGAGAGGCATACGGCAATGCAGATACATACGGACTTTTTGAGAGAAAACTGGATAGGCGGCGACCGCTCATTGGAAAGAGACACGTCATGTGAATCACCCAccgcccatgcatgcatgcactaagCAGTGAAAATCAATCACGTCACGCATCTATGCCCCCTGCCATGCAGGCCCAACTCCACCGCCCAGCAGACTGCTCGGTTGACTTGGTACAAAATCCTGAAGAAAATCTCTAGGTGCACCCCAATGTGCATCCCATCAAAACCCCCAGTAAATAACGTGTCACATGCCTATTGGTCGGTTTTTTACTAAtagaaaaaagtcaaaaaaatcagGTAAAAGAAACCTAGCTAGGTTTAGTATATTTAGAATTCCTACCGACTGAAAAGCAAAACTAATACTAGAGTTTGTTTTGATTTTGCAGCGGCGCCAAAATGGCGATTCTTTTCTTGCTCCGGTCTGGTGGTGCATGCGGCATGCAGAGCATCGCAGGCTTCGCAGATCCCAGTCGTCCACATATACAGTTGCACACGACTTTCTCCATCAAAGGAATCCGGTAGCATGTAGACGCCTTTTGAAGGAGTCAAGGGCATCTTCAAAGGGCAACGGCAATCCGTTCATGGACATGGATCAGTCCATGGACACGGATGCGTGAGGCAACCATCCGAGGCTAGCCGCATAAATTTCAAACCGCATTTTAACAAAgcagacgaaattcatgcaaaacCGGCTGATATTCATCACAGTTTGAATAGAAAATAGCGCACCATCCACACACATAAAATGCAAATTAAGTCAAGTACAAATAAGGTCTCAAATACGACTAGATCCTGAATGTCCAACACTTTTTCGTGAACAGATCATGTCCTCTACTGTCACACATACTTTcccttcagcttcatccaacagtgTGTGCACATAAATGACCGTCCCTCTGACCTGTGATACACCACGGCGGCGCGTGCGGGGTACAtataatgtgtagaccaacattgaggaaaggaatcaatcaacaagttgagcaagagAAATTAAAGTAAAACTTACCATCTTCATGTACgcgtgcaatggccaccttgcctcgaGCTGACTAACCAAGTTGCAAAACTTGATGATGCTGACCTGGATAGCGCGCCAATGATACGACAACGACCTCACGTTGCATCGttaaatgatgtacatgtcgtagGGCGCAATGTGCTTTCCTGCATGAAACTTCTCATGCACTTGCTCCAGACGTCCAACAATGCCTCTGTGGCGGCCGGAGACGAACAACAGCGGAGGCAGAGGTGGAGGGTGCGGATGCAAAGCAAGAGGGGAAGGGGCGGAGTGGAAGAAAATGGGACCGGGAGGGGGATTGAGTGGGCTGGGGTGTCGTGTCGGAGTCCTACATTTCgggtgtccggactcccgcaaacctcccacACTTTTGTCTCCAATTCACGGGAGAAATCGCGTCCGGACCACCCCACGGACTGATACAGGTCGGCGTTGGATGGTTGTCGTGGTTCGTACGGTTGCGAGAGGTCTAGGGGTTTGCCTTGGAGATAGAAGCGGACTATAtggaaaaaaaaatagcaattcaataaaaagtcaaaaatttctgaaaatatttttgaaataaacttccATCGTACTCGTGAGAACAGTTCCACAAAAAGAAAAGTCCACTTTGACTTCTTTTCCAAAAAgacaaatttttggcaaaatgcCAACTCCTGTAGCTCTCCTCCTTTCTCACCATCGACGTAGAGCAGCACATCGACCTCTGGTTCGATCCTACTGCCGACTTCCATACCTATGCCATAGACGCCGACCTCTAGCATGTAGACGCTTTTTTGAAGTGTATGTTACATACTAGCATATGTTAATTTTTGAGTCTTTTTTTTCTCCTGAGGGATCGTTAATTTTTGATTCGAGAAGTagcttcattttttatttttttacttttgagGGATACATGCTACACTTCCGGTAATCCGTTGTTTCTGTTGTGAGGTCAAGGCGTGTGGGGCCGTGGAAATCGTTTTGGGCCGTACTAACGGCCTGTTTGCAAAGccgtatttttttttcttttttgcggaaCGTATTTTTTTTTCTTGGAAGAAGACAGAAGCTTTGCGActtgttttagttttttttttgaacttgTTAATTTCCAAATTCATCATTTTATAAAAAAAGTTAACAACTTTTTAGAAATTTGCCAAAGCCAAAGAACCTAACCTCCATCCAGTAGAGGGTTCACAACTTATTCACAACGGAGGAGGGTCCTCGCAAAAAAAGCAGAGGAGGGGGCGCCGACTCAGGTAAAGAGCACTTCGCACATGTGCTACATGTGTGGATATACCTTCGTGTGCGCATGCAGCAGAAATTTGTTTCTTGTGATATACTCCATccatctgaaaatacttgtcatcaaaatggataaaaagagatgaaTGTAGaagtaaaatacatctagatacatccccttttatctattttgatgacaagtattttcggacggaaggAGTACTGTATAAGTAGGCTACTTTTATTTTGCTGCATCACCTGTTGGATTCAATGACCCCCCACGTTGTTGATCTTTACATGAGGCAAAGGACTTCTATTTTGCTGGCAGTAATAAAGTTAAACTGAGGAGTGGAAGCCTAGACTTTGGAAAGATCTTCTTTGGATAGAACCAGTTCACCTGTGTAAAAATTTCCCCGTGTTGTCCGATATTTCTCATAAGCAAGATCACACTATTTTACAGTTTAATTCGACAATTGTTCGCCACATTCCCGATTCAGACGACGGATTTTCAGGAGGGAATACAACGGGGACTCCCCGATTTAGAGGACTCCAAAGAAAGGGTTGGTGATGGCGGAATTGAGCTCGGCTCCAGCGACATTCAGGACGGCCTTGTCAACCTTGTCCCTTGCCAGAAACAAGATCTCCTCGCCTTCCGGTTTCTCAAACCCGCACAGCACGAGGAACTCTATGCCCCCAAGGCTCCCAACTCTCTCCTGCAAGGAACAGAAGACATACCATCAGTCTCGGGTTATTCGGCAGGTTAGGGGCGTCGTTTTTACCAGTCCAGGGAAAGGGGAACTCACCTGGAATGTAGCATTGGTAAGTCTGATCTTCCTGAATTTCTCCTCGTCGGGATTTTTAACCACGTTTCCGATGTAGGTGAGGAGCGTCTGAAAAGCCCTCTTTACTTTAGCGTCCTCCTCCTGTCACAACAGTAGTCCCGTGTAGGTAAGTATGATCAAATCGATTATAATATCCAGACTTATTTTATATGTAAGTATGTAAAAATCAGCATCATATAACTAGTACAGTTTATATTAATTATTAAGGTTTGTGAATATACTGGACTAGCATAGAGAAAGCGCACATCACTGATTGAGTTGTTACCAAATGATAGCAAGGTTCAAAACAAAACAGGAAACCAAACTGGACAAGTCATTCACTACAAGACAGTGAGTCCATGCAAGAAATATCATAGTCCCGATAGTATGCAAACACACTCGAGACAAATATGACCCTGCACAAGTCATATCAGGCATCAAAGAGAAACTGGACACAAAGCAATGTATATCAGGAGATCCCAAACTGTGCTGAGCCTATTTTCACCACAATTTTCTTttcaccgggtgcagatgagcctgggctcaGAAATGGATATTTGGGTTATTATGCACGTTACTTTTCTTCTATGATTGCTACTTCTAGGAAGATAGCAGGATAGAGACCTTCAAAACCTGCAGCTAGCCACTCTAACTTAGGTCCCTCAACCTCATAAACTAATGTCTATGTTCGTTACAACTGCCATTATATGTGTATGTGTCAAACTGCTCCCATACCGTGATCCATAGTTCACATCAAATTAACGGACAATACCTTGTTCTGCTGCTTGATATTTCGTAAGCAATCCCTCATCCGCTCTGCCTTTGTGGCTGGTCTGACAGGTAAaaatgcactctgcaaaatttaaGGCCACAGTTAAAGAATTAACCAATATTAAACATATCTTATCAAAGGTAAAATGAACTCTGGCCTCTCCAGACGGTTCTAGAGGGCCCATCACAGGCTGCCCAACCAGAAAACAAAGTAGGATTCACATGGAAGAGGAGTCCTCTATTTGTTCTGAGAAGTGAGAGGTTCAAAAGTACACGAAAATCTTGTCCATCTCACATGTTAGATTTTTGGGAAGGCAACTTAGGTGCTCAAAATAGTGTAATGTCGTGTTTAAATTGACAATGGTGCACAAAATCTGGATCAACAGGTTACAATGGCAAGGTCAATCGGATTAAAAAAAGGGTACCTTCTTCTCTTCAACAGGCGGTGGTGCACTTGGCTTGGATGCAGCTGGGGCTTCTGCCGGCAATCCAAGTTTTCTTCTACGTTCAGCCTGAGAATAAAAATATGAGAAACTGTTTGAGGCTTAATGACTACAGCTAGTTAGCAACCAAATAAAATTGCATTCAGTTGAATAACTCCAGGTTAAATCAAAGTAAAACATTCCTTTCCTACACAAAAGGTAAATATATACTAGTAACTGAAACCAAACTAGCAGCATATGAATATTCCTGAAATTGAGATGGATGAATAAGAAACCTTGTCCTCTTCAAGTTTTTGGCGAATCTTTTCTCTGGCTCTCTTCTCCTCCTCTTTCTCAAGCCTTCTCAATTCTATAATGCTGCCGATGGCAAGGAAAAATTAAGCAAAACTTGATATTACCAGCATAAGTCtagtaaaataaataataataataaaataaagaaCCAACCGTTTCCTTTCATTTAACTCCTCCATTTTTTTGGCTTCAAGAAGCTCCTTACCAATCCTTATGCGCTCCTACAAAAAAGCCTAATCCGTGAggcaaaataataataaaaactttaaaaaatgcaTACTAGATATAGAGCTAAGAAATAGTATGCTAAGGCCATTACTTTCTAATGTTGAGCCATAGTGTAACTTGTAAATGATGAGATGTTATCACATGAAACATAAACTAGCATTGAGATAACATGGATAAAATTTTGTGTTTGGTATCCTCACATAAACAATGTAGTATAGCTTGTAAACATTGTCTTGCTGATAGTACTGCAGAGTAAAGACTAACATGAAAAAAGGAAAATGTGTGTACCCTAAAAACCTCCAACAAACAatctgttggggatatacataataACATATTCAGAAGAtgaacaagaaaataaaataaactccTTCCACTTGCAAATACACATCAGCAGACAAATTTGAGACTAGaggttaaataaaataaaatgaaaaccaTAGGAAGCTTTTGTACTGAAATATTAACATAAAGAGCTATCGAAAATATATTTGTTCAGCAAATATTCTTCCAATTTGGATTGTATGGTCCAAGACACATGATTGAACAATTATAAAATGGAGTGAAAAAAATGATCATCTGTCCAGAAGAAGCCAGATGGAGATATATGTTACAGGTTATGCTGATGTCGTCCTCTGTTTATTCTGATTAACAAATTTATATACATTTAAAGTACATAAGTAGGCATATATTACAAATCAAGAAAGTAAAAAAAGACATTTTTACAGGGGAAAATGAAAGTTGACATACCTTTTCCCTTTCTCTCTccatccttttttcttcttcttctttctttttacgAGCACGCTCCCTACAGGAGGGATGGATACTCTCAGTACGAGGTGTCTTGGAAGAAAATATTATATTCCACAAAAAGATACATACTGAGTTCAAGACAAGTGCTCTTCATCTCAGAAATTTCTCGTCCATAACCTATGGctactagtatatgttactatgccctttatTCTGAATCAAAACTCTAAGATTTGTGCACAATTAAGGAGAAATGGCACCTTTCAAAAGCAGTGTTGTAAAAACTGCACATTTTCTCTACTAAAGCTATCATTCCCCAAAGCGCATGCTTAGGGCACTGCATGTTCACAAAAGTATAAAGGCACCATACTTATGTTGTGTATTATGGTTATTTATTAAAGTTAAAGgtagaaaataaagaaaataataaGTATCCAAATGTCAACGAATTGATTTAGTACAACGAAAAATAGCCCGACAAACAGACAAATATCTGCTACTTCTAAAGAGAATTATTTAATCACCAGCCCATGATTCAAGAATGGTTTATAAAAGCACCTCAGCTCTTGTGCCttaatcttcttctcttcctcagtTAGAGAGGGCTTGTTAGCCTCGGTGTTGGCCGGCACCTGAGAGGTGAAATAAGATACCTTAAATAAGAAACCTGCAGATGATATGCACTGGAGAGAAATATTGTTCTAGCCAAAAGTGTCAGCAACATCTATTCAGCGACCATTGAACACACTGCTAATAGATGCTCAGTGGACAAAACTAAATCAAGCAAGCAAGTTGGtccttgtgcatgggcagttgggCACACATGGAAGCAGCAATAAGTGGAGTAGCTTTGGCAGTTGAATTCAGCATCAGCTATAGTTTAAGCTGATAATGTTAATTTCAAAGTAGCATTTCACCATAAAGTGAACACATCCAATTAAAGCTTTTTTTTATACAAAACCCCTTAAATGTTGCATGCTTATATTGTGTAGACACTTCTTGAACCATGGAATTCCAAAGTGGTGAAACCATGTCATTTGGGAAAAGTACAACACCCTCATACATTCATATGAATAAACCATTGCTTCTGGAAGAAGCATGGATAACATATCAAAGAA
Above is a window of Triticum aestivum cultivar Chinese Spring chromosome 6B, IWGSC CS RefSeq v2.1, whole genome shotgun sequence DNA encoding:
- the LOC123136067 gene encoding UBX domain-containing protein 4, with the protein product MAGLSLRCGDCGVQLRSVEEAQAHAEATSHTNFAESTEAVLNLVCADCGKPCRSQTEVDLHRKRTGHAEFTDKTMEAAKPIDLEAPPKPALEAMDVDASGSAEPQELVAPEVNKEMLGELESMGFSTARATRALHFSGNSTIEGAINWLSEHQEDPDIDEMPMVPANTEANKPSLTEEEKKIKAQELRERARKKKEEEEKRMEREREKERIRIGKELLEAKKMEELNERKRIIELRRLEKEEEKRAREKIRQKLEEDKAERRRKLGLPAEAPAASKPSAPPPVEEKKSAFLPVRPATKAERMRDCLRNIKQQNKEEDAKVKRAFQTLLTYIGNVVKNPDEEKFRKIRLTNATFQERVGSLGGIEFLVLCGFEKPEGEEILFLARDKVDKAVLNVAGAELNSAITNPFFGVL